A region of Leifsonia xyli DNA encodes the following proteins:
- a CDS encoding transposase, producing the protein MSSVADHDDHVVGVDTHARTHTYAVLEAGTGRRLDSATFPTTANGLGRALAWMRRRAHGRVLVAIEGASSYGSGLRRALIAAGLDVCDVRPPKRAVRAGRGKSDEIDAIAAARTALASDVERLTTPRSDGLRAALRVLLVARQAMDSRRTAGRNALTALLRSFDLGMDARKPLTDTQVREVAGWRQRAADDVAMATIRQEARRLAVSVQALTIQLVENQAALARHVHELAPGLQQLLGVGAVTGAILVTSYSHQGRVRSEAAFAALAGASPLEASSGNTTRHRLNRHGDRQLNRALDVIARVRLSCDPATRDYLARRLAEGKSKREIRRSLKRYIGRQLFRRLRDAVA; encoded by the coding sequence GTGAGCTCCGTGGCTGATCACGATGACCACGTCGTCGGCGTCGACACGCATGCACGAACACATACCTATGCCGTGCTGGAAGCCGGCACCGGACGACGCCTCGATTCGGCGACGTTTCCAACGACCGCGAACGGCCTTGGCCGAGCACTGGCTTGGATGCGGCGACGCGCCCATGGTCGCGTCCTTGTCGCTATCGAGGGTGCGAGTTCCTATGGTTCGGGCCTCAGACGAGCCTTGATCGCCGCCGGCCTGGATGTCTGCGACGTCCGGCCGCCGAAGCGCGCCGTTCGCGCGGGTCGCGGCAAATCAGACGAGATAGACGCCATCGCCGCGGCCAGGACCGCGCTTGCCTCTGACGTCGAACGGCTGACGACTCCGCGATCGGACGGACTCCGTGCTGCCCTGCGGGTGCTCTTGGTCGCACGGCAGGCGATGGACAGTCGGCGAACTGCGGGGCGGAACGCGTTGACGGCTCTGCTCCGAAGCTTCGACCTGGGTATGGATGCCCGCAAGCCGCTCACTGATACCCAGGTGCGCGAGGTCGCCGGCTGGCGTCAGCGCGCTGCGGATGACGTCGCGATGGCCACCATCCGTCAGGAGGCTCGACGGTTGGCCGTCTCTGTCCAAGCGCTCACCATCCAGCTTGTGGAGAATCAGGCTGCGCTCGCCCGTCACGTCCACGAACTCGCACCGGGTCTGCAACAGCTACTCGGAGTTGGCGCCGTGACCGGCGCCATCCTGGTCACCTCTTACTCGCATCAAGGCCGGGTCCGCAGCGAGGCAGCATTCGCCGCCTTGGCCGGCGCGTCGCCGTTGGAGGCCTCGAGCGGGAACACGACCCGGCATCGGCTCAACCGGCACGGCGACCGGCAACTAAACCGGGCCTTGGATGTCATCGCCCGGGTCCGGCTTAGTTGTGATCCCGCGACCCGCGACTATCTGGCCAGACGGTTGGCGGAAGGCAAGAGCAAACGCGAGATCCGGCGGAGTCTCAAGCGATACATCGGCCGGCAGTTGTTCCGTCGCCTCCGCGATGCGGTGGCGTGA